In one Dama dama isolate Ldn47 chromosome 5, ASM3311817v1, whole genome shotgun sequence genomic region, the following are encoded:
- the UNC13D gene encoding protein unc-13 homolog D isoform X2, with the protein MDPSHGRPGDKEGGPGAGPPGGLPREQIEPSSHHLSPEERALLYEEALYTVLYRLGQPEPNHVRESSELLRYLQEAFRMDPEEHQQMLKCVQQLEKPVFCLKATVKQAKGILGKDVSGFSDPYCLLGIEQGMTVSGGSPGLRRRQKAVVRHTIPEEETHRTQVITQTLNPVWDETFILEFEDISNASFHLDMWDMDTVESVRQKLGELTDLHGLRRIFKEARKDKGQDDFLGNVVLRLQDLRCREDHWYPLEPCTDTYPDRGQCHLQFQFIHKRRATKASRSQPSYTVHLHLLQQLVSHEVTQHQAGSTSWDGLLSSQAATILFLHATQKDLSDFHRSLAQWLAYSRLYQTLEFPSSCLLFPITSIEYQWIQGRLKAEQLEELATSFSSLLAYGLSLIRRFRSVFPLSVPDSPARLQSLLRVLVQMCKMKAFGELCPDSAPLPSLVTEALRAGTVGWFHLKQQHHQPMVQGLLEMGKALLSLVQDIIGDLHQCQRTWNKIFHNVLKIDLFSMAFLELQWLVAKRVQDHIALVGSSVTPEVGESLFQLYISLKELYQLGPLPSERDGVLALEGFHRWFQPAIPSWLQKTYSEALARVQRAVQMDQLVPLGELTKHSTSAVDLSTCFAQISHTAQQLDWPDPEEAFMITVKFVEDTCRLALVYCSLIKARARELSAGQKDQGQAANMLCVVVNDMEQLRLVIGKLPAQLAWEALEQRVGAVLEQEQLRNTLHAQLQGALAGLGHEIRTGVRTLAEQLEAGIAKHIQKLVGIRESVLPEDAILPLMKFLEVKLCYMNTNLVQENFSSLLSLLWTHTLTVLAEVAASQRSCLLASSRLKFALQNLEICFYAEGCGLPPEALHTATFQALQRDLELQAASSRELVNRYFCCRLQQQAATTSEELGAVTVKASYSPSEQKLRVELLSASNLLPLDSNGSSDPFVQLTLEPRHEFPELAPRETQKHKKDLHPLFDETFEFLVPAEPCQKDGACLLLTVLDHDTLGTDDLEGEAFLPLRSVPGLAGTEEPGEVPQTRLPLTYPGPDGDPILQLLESRKGDREAQAFVRLRRQRAKQASQQPGR; encoded by the exons ATGGACCCGAGCCACGGCAGGCCAGGAGACAAGGAAGGTGGCCCGGGGGCTGGACCCCCAGGAGGCCTGCCGCGGGAACAG ATCGAGCCTTCATCCCACCACTTGTCGCCTGAGGAG CGGGCCCTGCTCTACGAGGAAGCTCTCTACACCGTCCTGTACCGGCTGGGGCAGCCCGAGCCCAACCATGTGAGGGAGTCCTCCGAGCTGCTGCGGTACCTGCAGGAG GCCTTCCGCATGGATCCCGAGGAACATCAGCAGATGCTAAAGTGTGTCCAGCAGCTCGAG AAACCAGTCTTTTGTCTGAAGGCAACGGTGAAACAAGCCAAGGGTATCCTGGGCAAGGATGTCAGCG ggttcAGTGACCCCTACTGCCTGCTGGGCATCGAGCAGGGGATGACGGTGTCCGGGGGTAGCCCGGGGCTCCGGCGCCGGCAGAAAGCTGTGGTGAGGCACACCATCCCCGAGGAGGAGACCCACCGCACCCAGGTCATCACCCAGACGCTCAACCCCGTCTGGGACGAGACCTTCATCCT AGAGTTTGAGGACATAAGCAACGCCAGCTTTCATCTGGACATGTG GGACATGGACACCGTGGAGTCCGTCAGACAGAAGCTTGGGGAGCTCACAGACCTGCATGGGCTGAGAAG GATATTTAAGGAGGCCCGGAAGGACAAAGGCCAGGACGACTTTCTGGGGAACGTGGTTCTCAGACTACAG GATCTGCGCTGCCGTGAGGATCACTGGTACCCCCTGGAGCCCTGCACAGACACCTACCCGGACCGCGGTCAGTGTCACCTCCAGTTCCAGTTTATCCACAAGCGG AGAGCCACCAAGGCCAGCCGCTCCCAGCCCAGCTACACGGTACACCTCCACCTCCTGCAGCAGCTGGTGTCCCATGAGGTCACCCAGCACCAG GCCGGCAGCACCTCCTGGGATGGGTTGTTGAGCTCCCAGGCGGCCACCATCCTCTTCCTCCACGCCACGCAGAAGGACCTGTCAGACTTCCACCGGTCCCTGGC GCAGTGGCTGGCCTACAGCCGTCTCTACCAGACTCTGGAGTTCCCTAGCAGCTGCCTCCTGTTCCCCATCACCAGCATCGAATACCAGTGGATCCAGGGCCGACTCAAGGCCGAGCAG CTGGAGGAGCTGGCCACCTCGTTCAGCTCCCTGCTGGCCTATGGCCTCTCCCTCATCCGGAGGTTCCGGTCTGTCTTTCCCCTCTCGGTGCCTGACTCCCCAGCCCGGCTGCAGTCCCTCCTCAG GGTCTTGGTACAGATGTGCAAGATGAAGGCCTTTGGGGAACTGTGCCCGGACAGCGCCCCCCTGCCCAGCCTGGTGACCGAGGCGCTGCGG GCTGGCACCGTGGGATGGTTCCACCTGAAGCAGCAGCATCATCAGCCCATGGTGCAG GGGCTGCTGGAGATGGGCAAGGCCTTACTGAGCCTGGTACAGGACATCATTGGCGACCTGCACCAGTGTCAGCGCACATGGAACAAGATCTTCCATAA CGTGCTCAAGATCGACCTCTTCTCCATGGCTTTCCTGGAGTTGCAGTGGCTG GTGGCCAAGCGGGTGCAGGACCACATCGCGTTGGTGGGCAGCTCGGTGACCCCAGAGGTAGGCGAGAGCCTGTTCCAGCTCTACATCAGCCTCAAGGAGCTCTACCAGCTGGGCCCGCTCCCCTCGGAGAG GGATGGCGTCCTGGCCCTGGAAGGCTTCCACCGCTGGTTCCAGCCCGCCATCCCGTCCTGGCTGCAGAAAACCTACAGCGAGGCCCTGGCGCGCGTGCAGCGCGCGGTACAGATGGACCAG CTGGTGCCCCTGGGGGAGCTGACCAAGCACAGCACGTCGGCTGTGGATCTGTCCACCTGCTTCGCCCAGATCAGCCACACTGCCCAGCAGCTGGACTGGCCTGACCCGGAGGAGGCCTTCATGATCACTGTCAAGTTCGTGGAG GACACCTGTCGGCTGGCCCTGGTGTACTGCAGCCTTATAAAGGCCCGTGCCCGGGAgctctctgcaggccagaaggaccAAGGCCAGGCAGCCAACATG CTGTGCGTGGTGGTGAATGACATGGAGCAGCTGCGGCTGGTGATCGGCAAGCTGCCCGCCCAGCTGGCATGGGAGGCGCTGGAGCAGCGGGTTGGGGCTGTGCTGGAGCAGGAGCAGCTGCGGAACACACTGCATGCCCAGCTGCAGGGCGccctggcggggctgggccaCGAGATCCGCACCGGCGTCCGCACCTTGGCCGAGCAG CTGGAGGCGGGCATTGCCAAGCACAtccagaaactcgtgggcatcagGGAGTCCGTCCTGCCTGAAGAC GCCATTCTGCCCCTGATGAAGTTCCTGGAGGTGAAGCTCTGTTACATGAACACCAACTTGGTGCAGGAGAACTTCAGCAG CCTCCTGAGTCTGCTCTGGACACACACGCTCACGGTGCTGGCAGAAGTGGCTGCCTCCCAGCGGAGCTGCCTCCTGGCCTCTAGCAGGCTGAAGTTTGCACTACAG AACCTGGAGATCTGCTTTTACGCAGAGGGCTGTGGCCTGCCGCCCGAGGCCCTGCACACCGCCACCTTTCAG GCTCTGCAGAGGGACCTGGAGCTGCAGGCGGCCTCCAGTCGGGAGCTCGTCAACAGGTACTTCTGCTGCCGCCTCCAGCAGCAG GCAGCAACCACCTCCGAAGAGCTCGGGGCCGTCACCGTCAAAGCTTCCTACAGCCCCTCCGAGCAGAAGCTGCGTGTGGAGCTGCTCAGTGCCTCCAACCTGCTGCCCCTGGACTCCAATG GTTCCAGCGACCCCTTTGTCCAGCTGACCTTGGAACCCAGGCATGAGTTCCCTGAGCTGGCCCCCCGGGAGACCCAAAAGCACAAGAAGGACCTTCACCCACTGTTTGATGAGACCTTTGAATT CCTGGTGCCCGCTGAGCCGTGCCAGAAGGACGGGGCGTGCCTCCTGCTCACGGTGCTGGACCACGACACGCTGGGGACCGATGACCTGGAGGGGGAGGCCTTCCTGCCGCTGCGCTCCGTGCCCGGCCTggcagggacggaggagcctggcgaggtGCCTCAGACCCGCCTGCCCCTCACCTACCCTGGACCTGACG GGGATCCAATCCTGCAGCTGCTGGAGAGCCGGAAGGGTGACCGCGAGGCCCAGGCGTTTGTGCGGCTGCGGCGGCAGCGGGCCAAGCAGGCCTCCCAGCAGCCGGGGCGGTAG
- the UNC13D gene encoding protein unc-13 homolog D isoform X3 → MATLFSRAQRRPPLLRQAIKIRRHRVRDLQDPRPPRAQEIEPSSHHLSPEERALLYEEALYTVLYRLGQPEPNHVRESSELLRYLQEAFRMDPEEHQQMLKCVQQLEKPVFCLKATVKQAKGILGKDVSGFSDPYCLLGIEQGMTVSGGSPGLRRRQKAVVRHTIPEEETHRTQVITQTLNPVWDETFILEFEDISNASFHLDMWDMDTVESVRQKLGELTDLHGLRRIFKEARKDKGQDDFLGNVVLRLQDLRCREDHWYPLEPCTDTYPDRGQCHLQFQFIHKRRATKASRSQPSYTVHLHLLQQLVSHEVTQHQAGSTSWDGLLSSQAATILFLHATQKDLSDFHRSLAQWLAYSRLYQTLEFPSSCLLFPITSIEYQWIQGRLKAEQLEELATSFSSLLAYGLSLIRRFRSVFPLSVPDSPARLQSLLRVLVQMCKMKAFGELCPDSAPLPSLVTEALRAGTVGWFHLKQQHHQPMVQGLLEMGKALLSLVQDIIGDLHQCQRTWNKIFHNVLKIDLFSMAFLELQWLVAKRVQDHIALVGSSVTPEVGESLFQLYISLKELYQLGPLPSERDGVLALEGFHRWFQPAIPSWLQKTYSEALARVQRAVQMDQLVPLGELTKHSTSAVDLSTCFAQISHTAQQLDWPDPEEAFMITVKFVEDTCRLALVYCSLIKARARELSAGQKDQGQAANMLCVVVNDMEQLRLVIGKLPAQLAWEALEQRVGAVLEQEQLRNTLHAQLQGALAGLGHEIRTGVRTLAEQLEAGIAKHIQKLVGIRESVLPEDAILPLMKFLEVKLCYMNTNLVQENFSSLLSLLWTHTLTVLAEVAASQRSCLLASSRLKFALQNLEICFYAEGCGLPPEALHTATFQALQRDLELQAASSRELVNRYFCCRLQQQAATTSEELGAVTVKASYSPSEQKLRVELLSASNLLPLDSNAWCPLSRARRTGRASCSRCWTTTRWGPMTWRGRPSCRCAPCPAWQGRRSLARCLRPACPSPTLDLTGIQSCSCWRAGRVTARPRRLCGCGGSGPSRPPSSRGGSGGGSVPGGGGLGSPSTVQPSRLA, encoded by the exons ATGGCTACGCTCTTCTCCCGGGCCCAGCGGCGCCCTCCCCTCTTGCGCCAGGCCATCAAGATAAGGCGCCACAGGGTCAGAGATCTGCAGGATCCCCGGCCCCCACGGGCTCAGGAG ATCGAGCCTTCATCCCACCACTTGTCGCCTGAGGAG CGGGCCCTGCTCTACGAGGAAGCTCTCTACACCGTCCTGTACCGGCTGGGGCAGCCCGAGCCCAACCATGTGAGGGAGTCCTCCGAGCTGCTGCGGTACCTGCAGGAG GCCTTCCGCATGGATCCCGAGGAACATCAGCAGATGCTAAAGTGTGTCCAGCAGCTCGAG AAACCAGTCTTTTGTCTGAAGGCAACGGTGAAACAAGCCAAGGGTATCCTGGGCAAGGATGTCAGCG ggttcAGTGACCCCTACTGCCTGCTGGGCATCGAGCAGGGGATGACGGTGTCCGGGGGTAGCCCGGGGCTCCGGCGCCGGCAGAAAGCTGTGGTGAGGCACACCATCCCCGAGGAGGAGACCCACCGCACCCAGGTCATCACCCAGACGCTCAACCCCGTCTGGGACGAGACCTTCATCCT AGAGTTTGAGGACATAAGCAACGCCAGCTTTCATCTGGACATGTG GGACATGGACACCGTGGAGTCCGTCAGACAGAAGCTTGGGGAGCTCACAGACCTGCATGGGCTGAGAAG GATATTTAAGGAGGCCCGGAAGGACAAAGGCCAGGACGACTTTCTGGGGAACGTGGTTCTCAGACTACAG GATCTGCGCTGCCGTGAGGATCACTGGTACCCCCTGGAGCCCTGCACAGACACCTACCCGGACCGCGGTCAGTGTCACCTCCAGTTCCAGTTTATCCACAAGCGG AGAGCCACCAAGGCCAGCCGCTCCCAGCCCAGCTACACGGTACACCTCCACCTCCTGCAGCAGCTGGTGTCCCATGAGGTCACCCAGCACCAG GCCGGCAGCACCTCCTGGGATGGGTTGTTGAGCTCCCAGGCGGCCACCATCCTCTTCCTCCACGCCACGCAGAAGGACCTGTCAGACTTCCACCGGTCCCTGGC GCAGTGGCTGGCCTACAGCCGTCTCTACCAGACTCTGGAGTTCCCTAGCAGCTGCCTCCTGTTCCCCATCACCAGCATCGAATACCAGTGGATCCAGGGCCGACTCAAGGCCGAGCAG CTGGAGGAGCTGGCCACCTCGTTCAGCTCCCTGCTGGCCTATGGCCTCTCCCTCATCCGGAGGTTCCGGTCTGTCTTTCCCCTCTCGGTGCCTGACTCCCCAGCCCGGCTGCAGTCCCTCCTCAG GGTCTTGGTACAGATGTGCAAGATGAAGGCCTTTGGGGAACTGTGCCCGGACAGCGCCCCCCTGCCCAGCCTGGTGACCGAGGCGCTGCGG GCTGGCACCGTGGGATGGTTCCACCTGAAGCAGCAGCATCATCAGCCCATGGTGCAG GGGCTGCTGGAGATGGGCAAGGCCTTACTGAGCCTGGTACAGGACATCATTGGCGACCTGCACCAGTGTCAGCGCACATGGAACAAGATCTTCCATAA CGTGCTCAAGATCGACCTCTTCTCCATGGCTTTCCTGGAGTTGCAGTGGCTG GTGGCCAAGCGGGTGCAGGACCACATCGCGTTGGTGGGCAGCTCGGTGACCCCAGAGGTAGGCGAGAGCCTGTTCCAGCTCTACATCAGCCTCAAGGAGCTCTACCAGCTGGGCCCGCTCCCCTCGGAGAG GGATGGCGTCCTGGCCCTGGAAGGCTTCCACCGCTGGTTCCAGCCCGCCATCCCGTCCTGGCTGCAGAAAACCTACAGCGAGGCCCTGGCGCGCGTGCAGCGCGCGGTACAGATGGACCAG CTGGTGCCCCTGGGGGAGCTGACCAAGCACAGCACGTCGGCTGTGGATCTGTCCACCTGCTTCGCCCAGATCAGCCACACTGCCCAGCAGCTGGACTGGCCTGACCCGGAGGAGGCCTTCATGATCACTGTCAAGTTCGTGGAG GACACCTGTCGGCTGGCCCTGGTGTACTGCAGCCTTATAAAGGCCCGTGCCCGGGAgctctctgcaggccagaaggaccAAGGCCAGGCAGCCAACATG CTGTGCGTGGTGGTGAATGACATGGAGCAGCTGCGGCTGGTGATCGGCAAGCTGCCCGCCCAGCTGGCATGGGAGGCGCTGGAGCAGCGGGTTGGGGCTGTGCTGGAGCAGGAGCAGCTGCGGAACACACTGCATGCCCAGCTGCAGGGCGccctggcggggctgggccaCGAGATCCGCACCGGCGTCCGCACCTTGGCCGAGCAG CTGGAGGCGGGCATTGCCAAGCACAtccagaaactcgtgggcatcagGGAGTCCGTCCTGCCTGAAGAC GCCATTCTGCCCCTGATGAAGTTCCTGGAGGTGAAGCTCTGTTACATGAACACCAACTTGGTGCAGGAGAACTTCAGCAG CCTCCTGAGTCTGCTCTGGACACACACGCTCACGGTGCTGGCAGAAGTGGCTGCCTCCCAGCGGAGCTGCCTCCTGGCCTCTAGCAGGCTGAAGTTTGCACTACAG AACCTGGAGATCTGCTTTTACGCAGAGGGCTGTGGCCTGCCGCCCGAGGCCCTGCACACCGCCACCTTTCAG GCTCTGCAGAGGGACCTGGAGCTGCAGGCGGCCTCCAGTCGGGAGCTCGTCAACAGGTACTTCTGCTGCCGCCTCCAGCAGCAG GCAGCAACCACCTCCGAAGAGCTCGGGGCCGTCACCGTCAAAGCTTCCTACAGCCCCTCCGAGCAGAAGCTGCGTGTGGAGCTGCTCAGTGCCTCCAACCTGCTGCCCCTGGACTCCAATG CCTGGTGCCCGCTGAGCCGTGCCAGAAGGACGGGGCGTGCCTCCTGCTCACGGTGCTGGACCACGACACGCTGGGGACCGATGACCTGGAGGGGGAGGCCTTCCTGCCGCTGCGCTCCGTGCCCGGCCTggcagggacggaggagcctggcgaggtGCCTCAGACCCGCCTGCCCCTCACCTACCCTGGACCTGACG GGGATCCAATCCTGCAGCTGCTGGAGAGCCGGAAGGGTGACCGCGAGGCCCAGGCGTTTGTGCGGCTGCGGCGGCAGCGGGCCAAGCAGGCCTCCCAGCAGCCGGGGCGGTAGCGGTGGAGGCTCGGTGCCTGGGGGGGGCGGTCTGGGTTCTCCTTCCACAGTGCAGCCCTCCCGCCTGGCCTAA
- the UNC13D gene encoding protein unc-13 homolog D isoform X1 encodes MATLFSRAQRRPPLLRQAIKIRRHRVRDLQDPRPPRAQEIEPSSHHLSPEERALLYEEALYTVLYRLGQPEPNHVRESSELLRYLQEAFRMDPEEHQQMLKCVQQLEKPVFCLKATVKQAKGILGKDVSGFSDPYCLLGIEQGMTVSGGSPGLRRRQKAVVRHTIPEEETHRTQVITQTLNPVWDETFILEFEDISNASFHLDMWDMDTVESVRQKLGELTDLHGLRRIFKEARKDKGQDDFLGNVVLRLQDLRCREDHWYPLEPCTDTYPDRGQCHLQFQFIHKRRATKASRSQPSYTVHLHLLQQLVSHEVTQHQAGSTSWDGLLSSQAATILFLHATQKDLSDFHRSLAQWLAYSRLYQTLEFPSSCLLFPITSIEYQWIQGRLKAEQLEELATSFSSLLAYGLSLIRRFRSVFPLSVPDSPARLQSLLRVLVQMCKMKAFGELCPDSAPLPSLVTEALRAGTVGWFHLKQQHHQPMVQGLLEMGKALLSLVQDIIGDLHQCQRTWNKIFHNVLKIDLFSMAFLELQWLVAKRVQDHIALVGSSVTPEVGESLFQLYISLKELYQLGPLPSERDGVLALEGFHRWFQPAIPSWLQKTYSEALARVQRAVQMDQLVPLGELTKHSTSAVDLSTCFAQISHTAQQLDWPDPEEAFMITVKFVEDTCRLALVYCSLIKARARELSAGQKDQGQAANMLCVVVNDMEQLRLVIGKLPAQLAWEALEQRVGAVLEQEQLRNTLHAQLQGALAGLGHEIRTGVRTLAEQLEAGIAKHIQKLVGIRESVLPEDAILPLMKFLEVKLCYMNTNLVQENFSSLLSLLWTHTLTVLAEVAASQRSCLLASSRLKFALQNLEICFYAEGCGLPPEALHTATFQALQRDLELQAASSRELVNRYFCCRLQQQAATTSEELGAVTVKASYSPSEQKLRVELLSASNLLPLDSNGSSDPFVQLTLEPRHEFPELAPRETQKHKKDLHPLFDETFEFLVPAEPCQKDGACLLLTVLDHDTLGTDDLEGEAFLPLRSVPGLAGTEEPGEVPQTRLPLTYPGPDGDPILQLLESRKGDREAQAFVRLRRQRAKQASQQPGR; translated from the exons ATGGCTACGCTCTTCTCCCGGGCCCAGCGGCGCCCTCCCCTCTTGCGCCAGGCCATCAAGATAAGGCGCCACAGGGTCAGAGATCTGCAGGATCCCCGGCCCCCACGGGCTCAGGAG ATCGAGCCTTCATCCCACCACTTGTCGCCTGAGGAG CGGGCCCTGCTCTACGAGGAAGCTCTCTACACCGTCCTGTACCGGCTGGGGCAGCCCGAGCCCAACCATGTGAGGGAGTCCTCCGAGCTGCTGCGGTACCTGCAGGAG GCCTTCCGCATGGATCCCGAGGAACATCAGCAGATGCTAAAGTGTGTCCAGCAGCTCGAG AAACCAGTCTTTTGTCTGAAGGCAACGGTGAAACAAGCCAAGGGTATCCTGGGCAAGGATGTCAGCG ggttcAGTGACCCCTACTGCCTGCTGGGCATCGAGCAGGGGATGACGGTGTCCGGGGGTAGCCCGGGGCTCCGGCGCCGGCAGAAAGCTGTGGTGAGGCACACCATCCCCGAGGAGGAGACCCACCGCACCCAGGTCATCACCCAGACGCTCAACCCCGTCTGGGACGAGACCTTCATCCT AGAGTTTGAGGACATAAGCAACGCCAGCTTTCATCTGGACATGTG GGACATGGACACCGTGGAGTCCGTCAGACAGAAGCTTGGGGAGCTCACAGACCTGCATGGGCTGAGAAG GATATTTAAGGAGGCCCGGAAGGACAAAGGCCAGGACGACTTTCTGGGGAACGTGGTTCTCAGACTACAG GATCTGCGCTGCCGTGAGGATCACTGGTACCCCCTGGAGCCCTGCACAGACACCTACCCGGACCGCGGTCAGTGTCACCTCCAGTTCCAGTTTATCCACAAGCGG AGAGCCACCAAGGCCAGCCGCTCCCAGCCCAGCTACACGGTACACCTCCACCTCCTGCAGCAGCTGGTGTCCCATGAGGTCACCCAGCACCAG GCCGGCAGCACCTCCTGGGATGGGTTGTTGAGCTCCCAGGCGGCCACCATCCTCTTCCTCCACGCCACGCAGAAGGACCTGTCAGACTTCCACCGGTCCCTGGC GCAGTGGCTGGCCTACAGCCGTCTCTACCAGACTCTGGAGTTCCCTAGCAGCTGCCTCCTGTTCCCCATCACCAGCATCGAATACCAGTGGATCCAGGGCCGACTCAAGGCCGAGCAG CTGGAGGAGCTGGCCACCTCGTTCAGCTCCCTGCTGGCCTATGGCCTCTCCCTCATCCGGAGGTTCCGGTCTGTCTTTCCCCTCTCGGTGCCTGACTCCCCAGCCCGGCTGCAGTCCCTCCTCAG GGTCTTGGTACAGATGTGCAAGATGAAGGCCTTTGGGGAACTGTGCCCGGACAGCGCCCCCCTGCCCAGCCTGGTGACCGAGGCGCTGCGG GCTGGCACCGTGGGATGGTTCCACCTGAAGCAGCAGCATCATCAGCCCATGGTGCAG GGGCTGCTGGAGATGGGCAAGGCCTTACTGAGCCTGGTACAGGACATCATTGGCGACCTGCACCAGTGTCAGCGCACATGGAACAAGATCTTCCATAA CGTGCTCAAGATCGACCTCTTCTCCATGGCTTTCCTGGAGTTGCAGTGGCTG GTGGCCAAGCGGGTGCAGGACCACATCGCGTTGGTGGGCAGCTCGGTGACCCCAGAGGTAGGCGAGAGCCTGTTCCAGCTCTACATCAGCCTCAAGGAGCTCTACCAGCTGGGCCCGCTCCCCTCGGAGAG GGATGGCGTCCTGGCCCTGGAAGGCTTCCACCGCTGGTTCCAGCCCGCCATCCCGTCCTGGCTGCAGAAAACCTACAGCGAGGCCCTGGCGCGCGTGCAGCGCGCGGTACAGATGGACCAG CTGGTGCCCCTGGGGGAGCTGACCAAGCACAGCACGTCGGCTGTGGATCTGTCCACCTGCTTCGCCCAGATCAGCCACACTGCCCAGCAGCTGGACTGGCCTGACCCGGAGGAGGCCTTCATGATCACTGTCAAGTTCGTGGAG GACACCTGTCGGCTGGCCCTGGTGTACTGCAGCCTTATAAAGGCCCGTGCCCGGGAgctctctgcaggccagaaggaccAAGGCCAGGCAGCCAACATG CTGTGCGTGGTGGTGAATGACATGGAGCAGCTGCGGCTGGTGATCGGCAAGCTGCCCGCCCAGCTGGCATGGGAGGCGCTGGAGCAGCGGGTTGGGGCTGTGCTGGAGCAGGAGCAGCTGCGGAACACACTGCATGCCCAGCTGCAGGGCGccctggcggggctgggccaCGAGATCCGCACCGGCGTCCGCACCTTGGCCGAGCAG CTGGAGGCGGGCATTGCCAAGCACAtccagaaactcgtgggcatcagGGAGTCCGTCCTGCCTGAAGAC GCCATTCTGCCCCTGATGAAGTTCCTGGAGGTGAAGCTCTGTTACATGAACACCAACTTGGTGCAGGAGAACTTCAGCAG CCTCCTGAGTCTGCTCTGGACACACACGCTCACGGTGCTGGCAGAAGTGGCTGCCTCCCAGCGGAGCTGCCTCCTGGCCTCTAGCAGGCTGAAGTTTGCACTACAG AACCTGGAGATCTGCTTTTACGCAGAGGGCTGTGGCCTGCCGCCCGAGGCCCTGCACACCGCCACCTTTCAG GCTCTGCAGAGGGACCTGGAGCTGCAGGCGGCCTCCAGTCGGGAGCTCGTCAACAGGTACTTCTGCTGCCGCCTCCAGCAGCAG GCAGCAACCACCTCCGAAGAGCTCGGGGCCGTCACCGTCAAAGCTTCCTACAGCCCCTCCGAGCAGAAGCTGCGTGTGGAGCTGCTCAGTGCCTCCAACCTGCTGCCCCTGGACTCCAATG GTTCCAGCGACCCCTTTGTCCAGCTGACCTTGGAACCCAGGCATGAGTTCCCTGAGCTGGCCCCCCGGGAGACCCAAAAGCACAAGAAGGACCTTCACCCACTGTTTGATGAGACCTTTGAATT CCTGGTGCCCGCTGAGCCGTGCCAGAAGGACGGGGCGTGCCTCCTGCTCACGGTGCTGGACCACGACACGCTGGGGACCGATGACCTGGAGGGGGAGGCCTTCCTGCCGCTGCGCTCCGTGCCCGGCCTggcagggacggaggagcctggcgaggtGCCTCAGACCCGCCTGCCCCTCACCTACCCTGGACCTGACG GGGATCCAATCCTGCAGCTGCTGGAGAGCCGGAAGGGTGACCGCGAGGCCCAGGCGTTTGTGCGGCTGCGGCGGCAGCGGGCCAAGCAGGCCTCCCAGCAGCCGGGGCGGTAG